The Candidatus Zixiibacteriota bacterium genome contains a region encoding:
- a CDS encoding ABC transporter permease translates to MIRHFFKLAFRQIRKNKLYNSVNIIGLSIGLAGCIMIFSYVRSELSIDNYHDKGDRIFRVCARFEDNGKELWWGSSNGVTADALKSDFPEVEYAVRLGRGPGSSIAYESEKFRISRISYADPSVFNVFTWPLITGNIETVLADPHSIVISEDAATRVFDSQDPVGKVLKLADGADYTVTGIMENIPSNSHLRPEALCSFSTLYTSDGPASSQLTDWMSFNFRTYALLRNGVDYKSLTAKVSNLTDKYAREKMDASGLKCELFLHPLRDIYLRPIGQNTGPLFYVYIFTGLALIILVIACVNFANIVTANSMSRVREVGMRKVLGAGRRKIMIQFLGEAMLLCTIALLVALVLVELTLPHVSAITGEQLSFSAVETFWTVPAMVGLTLFIGFIAGSYPAFFLSSSTPTNLMKGQTRTGRPRTLVRNAMIIGQFTASCALIVLSGIVGQQLTHLKDVDTGFDKENVLVVQIGRNPSVSPQIVRNTLANVPGVVGAAASSSIPGWGGPTNGKIPEGYPRNQEQRMLELNVDENYIPIMGMEIVRGRNFSSESGASERNAVIINETAAKQFGWDDPIGKTIMSIDPESSSEEYEWLLKTVIGVVKDFSQRSVATNIEPVYIGNDLDYPPYYNKLSLITVRFEPDQVESVVAGLETNWKSIIPDEPFNYFFLDENFDWQFGSIERTKDIFSYATILAIGIACLGLFGLVSFLVEQRTKEIGIRKVLGSSVPRVIWLVARNFIILVAIANALAWPAAYLLAKGWLEEYAVRTQIGLELFFLAGVITLVLAGATICVRAVNAARANPVDALKHE, encoded by the coding sequence ATGATCAGACACTTTTTCAAACTGGCCTTCAGGCAGATCCGGAAGAACAAGCTGTACAATTCTGTCAATATTATAGGCCTGTCTATTGGCCTTGCCGGCTGCATAATGATATTCAGCTATGTTCGGTCTGAACTCAGCATTGACAATTACCATGATAAGGGCGACCGGATCTTTCGGGTTTGTGCCCGATTTGAGGACAATGGGAAAGAACTGTGGTGGGGCTCCAGTAACGGGGTTACGGCAGACGCTCTGAAGAGCGATTTTCCAGAGGTGGAGTATGCCGTTCGCCTTGGCAGAGGTCCAGGTTCGAGTATAGCCTACGAAAGTGAGAAATTCCGAATTAGCCGAATAAGTTATGCCGACCCATCGGTATTCAACGTCTTTACATGGCCTTTAATCACCGGCAACATTGAAACAGTTTTGGCTGATCCGCATTCGATAGTGATTTCTGAAGATGCAGCGACCAGGGTTTTCGATAGCCAGGATCCGGTTGGAAAAGTTCTGAAACTGGCTGATGGTGCAGACTACACCGTCACCGGCATTATGGAGAATATCCCTTCCAATTCTCATCTCAGACCGGAGGCCCTCTGTTCGTTCAGCACTCTATACACATCCGATGGTCCGGCCTCAAGTCAGCTGACTGATTGGATGTCATTCAATTTCAGAACTTATGCGCTATTGCGAAACGGCGTCGATTATAAAAGCCTTACTGCGAAAGTTAGTAATCTCACTGACAAATATGCCCGCGAGAAAATGGATGCCAGCGGCCTCAAATGCGAGCTCTTTCTTCATCCCCTCAGAGACATATATCTGCGCCCCATCGGACAAAACACTGGGCCCTTGTTCTACGTTTATATCTTCACTGGTCTGGCGCTCATTATTTTGGTCATAGCATGTGTCAATTTCGCGAATATTGTCACGGCCAATTCGATGTCCCGAGTTCGAGAAGTTGGTATGCGGAAGGTGCTCGGCGCGGGTCGACGTAAGATCATGATCCAATTCCTCGGTGAGGCGATGTTACTCTGTACCATCGCACTCTTGGTGGCTTTGGTGTTGGTAGAATTGACGCTTCCGCATGTCTCGGCGATAACCGGTGAGCAGCTCAGTTTCTCGGCTGTGGAGACTTTCTGGACGGTTCCGGCGATGGTGGGATTGACGCTTTTTATAGGATTCATTGCCGGCAGTTATCCGGCGTTTTTTCTCTCATCGTCTACGCCGACGAACTTGATGAAAGGGCAGACCAGAACCGGTCGTCCAAGAACATTAGTTCGTAACGCCATGATCATCGGTCAGTTCACGGCATCATGTGCCCTAATTGTCCTTTCCGGCATCGTCGGTCAGCAACTCACCCACTTGAAGGATGTGGATACCGGTTTTGACAAGGAGAATGTGCTGGTTGTTCAGATCGGAAGGAACCCGTCCGTAAGTCCCCAGATTGTCAGGAATACTCTGGCGAACGTACCGGGTGTGGTCGGCGCAGCGGCATCATCGAGTATTCCGGGCTGGGGTGGGCCAACCAACGGCAAGATTCCGGAAGGGTACCCAAGAAACCAGGAACAGCGCATGTTGGAACTGAATGTGGATGAAAATTACATTCCGATTATGGGAATGGAGATAGTCCGGGGGAGGAACTTCTCCTCAGAATCGGGTGCGTCCGAGCGCAATGCCGTGATAATTAATGAAACAGCGGCCAAACAGTTTGGCTGGGACGATCCGATCGGAAAAACGATTATGTCGATTGACCCAGAAAGTTCTTCCGAAGAATACGAATGGCTGCTCAAGACTGTAATCGGAGTAGTCAAGGACTTTTCGCAACGATCAGTCGCGACTAACATCGAACCAGTTTATATCGGCAACGACCTTGATTACCCGCCGTATTATAACAAACTTAGCTTGATCACAGTCAGGTTCGAGCCAGACCAGGTGGAAAGTGTGGTTGCCGGCCTTGAGACGAACTGGAAGTCAATCATTCCGGATGAACCTTTCAACTATTTCTTTCTCGATGAGAATTTCGACTGGCAATTCGGCTCAATCGAGAGAACTAAGGATATCTTTTCTTATGCGACGATTCTGGCAATCGGTATTGCCTGTCTGGGTCTTTTTGGGTTGGTGTCATTCCTGGTTGAACAACGCACGAAAGAGATCGGTATCCGTAAAGTGCTGGGGTCATCTGTCCCCCGCGTAATCTGGCTTGTTGCCCGGAACTTTATAATCCTGGTTGCTATTGCCAATGCGTTGGCCTGGCCCGCCGCGTACTTGCTCGCCAAAGGCTGGCTGGAAGAGTACGCGGTTCGAACCCAGATCGGCCTTGAGCTTTTCTTCCTAGCGGGAGTCATTACATTGGTTCTGGCTGGAGCCACGATATGTGTTCGCGCAGTAAATGCAGCACGGGCGAATCCGGTTGATGCGTTGAAGCATGAATGA
- a CDS encoding 2-oxoacid:ferredoxin oxidoreductase subunit beta: protein MPGTVQASDVIHHYLRVKKNFPNVWCPGCGIGIVMGSIIRAINKLEYRKNNIAIVSGIGCSSRLPVYCDFNTLHTTHGRAIGFATGVKLARPNLKVIVVTGDGDAMAIGGNHFIHACRRNIDITTIMINNQIYGMTGGQCSPATPSKSFATTAPYGNVENNFDAAALAKGAGATYVARGTVYHVQQLDKLIIGALEKKGFSLIEAVSNCHTYYGRMNKEGDAVAMLKWMKSHAMPIKAAKSLPPEKLEGKFLTGVLWDIEKPEFCDEYEKIIQRFQKEERD, encoded by the coding sequence ATGCCCGGCACAGTACAAGCTTCGGATGTTATCCATCACTATCTAAGGGTAAAGAAGAATTTTCCCAACGTCTGGTGCCCGGGTTGCGGTATCGGAATCGTCATGGGATCAATCATCCGCGCTATCAATAAATTGGAATATCGCAAGAATAATATCGCGATCGTGTCCGGAATCGGCTGCAGCAGCCGCCTTCCGGTCTATTGTGATTTCAATACCCTGCATACGACGCATGGCCGGGCGATTGGATTCGCGACCGGCGTCAAGCTGGCCAGGCCCAACCTGAAGGTTATCGTTGTCACCGGCGACGGTGACGCGATGGCTATCGGAGGCAATCACTTCATCCACGCCTGCCGCCGCAATATCGATATCACTACGATAATGATAAACAACCAGATTTACGGCATGACCGGCGGTCAATGCAGTCCTGCGACCCCGTCGAAGTCTTTTGCGACCACGGCGCCTTATGGAAATGTAGAGAACAACTTTGATGCCGCCGCTCTGGCCAAAGGCGCGGGAGCGACCTACGTTGCCCGCGGAACCGTATATCATGTTCAGCAACTGGATAAACTGATTATCGGCGCCCTCGAAAAGAAAGGTTTTTCATTAATCGAAGCGGTGTCTAACTGTCATACATACTACGGACGCATGAATAAAGAAGGCGACGCCGTGGCAATGCTCAAATGGATGAAATCGCATGCGATGCCGATCAAAGCGGCCAAATCGCTTCCCCCCGAAAAACTGGAAGGAAAATTTTTGACCGGTGTTTTATGGGATATCGAAAAACCGGAATTCTGCGATGAATACGAAAAGATAATTCAAAGATTCCAGAAAGAAGAGCGAGACTGA
- the mdh gene encoding malate dehydrogenase: MNKKIAVIGAGNVGASVAQYAAEANLAEVVMIDIIEGFPQGKALDLTQAASVRGYNGMVTGSNDYKDIKGADIVIMTAGLARKPGMSREDLLNMNAKIVGGAAKNVKKYAPKAFVIVVSNPLDIMTYHMWKVTGFPQNRVCGQAGILDSTRFRAFIAMELGVAYTDVQAMVLGGHGDTMVPLPRYTTVSGIPIKELIDAKRIREISERTRFGGGEIVKLLKTGSAYYAPAAASVQMARSILCDEKRVLPCSCYLSGQYGVKDIYIGVPAVLGGKGVEKIIELNLTKKEMKDLQTSAKKYGGVLKEIGY, from the coding sequence ATGAATAAGAAAATCGCAGTTATCGGGGCGGGAAATGTGGGCGCTTCGGTGGCCCAATACGCCGCGGAAGCTAATCTGGCCGAAGTTGTCATGATTGATATTATTGAGGGATTCCCACAGGGCAAGGCTCTCGATTTGACTCAGGCCGCGTCGGTCCGCGGATACAACGGCATGGTTACCGGCAGTAACGATTATAAAGATATCAAGGGCGCCGATATCGTCATCATGACCGCCGGACTGGCTCGTAAACCCGGCATGTCGCGCGAAGATCTACTTAATATGAATGCCAAAATTGTTGGCGGCGCGGCCAAGAATGTCAAAAAATACGCACCCAAAGCGTTTGTTATCGTCGTATCCAATCCTCTCGACATTATGACTTATCATATGTGGAAAGTTACCGGCTTCCCGCAGAATCGTGTCTGCGGCCAGGCGGGTATCTTGGATTCGACCCGTTTCCGCGCTTTTATCGCTATGGAACTCGGCGTTGCCTACACCGATGTTCAGGCGATGGTTCTCGGTGGGCACGGCGATACCATGGTTCCACTCCCGAGATATACGACCGTGTCCGGTATTCCGATCAAGGAACTGATCGACGCCAAACGGATTAGGGAAATCTCCGAACGCACCCGTTTCGGTGGCGGCGAAATCGTCAAACTGCTCAAGACCGGTTCAGCCTATTACGCTCCTGCGGCGGCCTCGGTTCAGATGGCTCGTTCCATCCTGTGCGACGAAAAACGTGTTCTGCCGTGTTCGTGTTACCTGAGCGGCCAATACGGCGTCAAAGATATCTATATTGGCGTCCCGGCGGTTCTCGGTGGCAAGGGCGTGGAGAAAATAATTGAACTGAATTTGACCAAAAAAGAAATGAAAGATCTGCAGACGTCAGCCAAAAAGTACGGCGGCGTATTGAAGGAAATCGGCTATTAA
- a CDS encoding lactate racemase domain-containing protein: MPSVAFGNEQHSFSIESGDTLIIAEPSDDVPLLDETVFQERLKEAGFDSFIENRPLVIVNDAFRPTPTGTVLSHLKKWYPEFQADYLIACGNHPAPDDDDVAMIFSGYKLGEGERIFSHDSRNPESMRNGGEFERRPVLVNKLLFEYPAIIIIGSVEPHYFAGFTGGRKSIIPGLADFETTRRNHALAVSPEAQPLRLNGNPMAENLQDLIDIISLPPLISIQLVLNRNHKIIDAFAGDLKTSFDEAVSIVEDLYAYKASHSFDLVIAEMLPPLDRNLYQLQKAVENCQMVVADGGTVLAVSSCSEGIGNDEFYRLAGKLSDESMVLSHAAMDNPPMGIHKLSRIIMMSKRINVRALTGLKPEIVEQIYWEPAVSIDAEIQKLRYQKENLNILIVRDAGQMVAK; this comes from the coding sequence ATGCCTTCGGTTGCTTTCGGGAATGAACAACATTCCTTCTCGATAGAGTCGGGAGATACATTAATTATCGCCGAGCCGTCCGATGATGTACCGCTTCTTGACGAAACGGTTTTTCAGGAACGGCTAAAGGAAGCTGGTTTTGATAGTTTTATCGAAAACCGGCCCCTGGTGATCGTCAATGACGCCTTCCGACCGACGCCGACCGGAACAGTTCTTTCTCATCTTAAAAAGTGGTATCCTGAATTTCAGGCCGATTACCTTATTGCCTGCGGCAATCATCCGGCCCCCGATGATGATGATGTCGCCATGATTTTTTCCGGATATAAGCTCGGCGAGGGTGAAAGAATATTTTCCCACGATTCCCGAAATCCGGAATCGATGCGTAATGGGGGAGAATTTGAGAGGAGACCTGTACTTGTAAATAAGCTTCTCTTTGAGTATCCGGCAATTATTATTATCGGATCGGTCGAACCCCATTACTTTGCCGGCTTCACTGGCGGACGCAAATCCATCATACCGGGATTGGCTGATTTTGAAACGACTCGGCGAAATCACGCCCTTGCCGTTTCTCCGGAAGCTCAGCCGCTACGGCTAAATGGCAATCCGATGGCGGAGAATTTGCAGGATTTGATCGATATCATTTCTCTGCCGCCGTTGATTTCGATTCAACTGGTCCTAAACCGCAATCATAAAATAATCGATGCCTTTGCGGGAGATTTAAAAACTTCGTTTGACGAAGCGGTTTCGATTGTTGAAGATTTATATGCCTACAAAGCGTCCCATTCTTTCGACCTTGTCATCGCCGAGATGCTTCCGCCGTTAGACAGAAATCTGTACCAGTTGCAAAAGGCCGTCGAAAATTGTCAGATGGTTGTTGCCGACGGAGGCACGGTTTTGGCGGTTTCCTCTTGTTCCGAAGGTATTGGAAACGATGAATTTTATCGGCTGGCGGGAAAACTATCTGATGAAAGTATGGTTCTCTCGCACGCCGCGATGGATAATCCGCCGATGGGAATTCACAAACTGTCGCGTATTATCATGATGTCAAAACGGATTAACGTCAGAGCGCTGACCGGTCTGAAACCGGAAATAGTAGAACAGATTTATTGGGAACCGGCGGTATCGATTGACGCCGAAATTCAAAAATTAAGATACCAAAAAGAAAATTTAAATATATTGATTGTCCGGGATGCCGGACAAATGGTTGCTAAATAG
- a CDS encoding 2-oxoacid:acceptor oxidoreductase subunit alpha, translated as MSNNKNSVRKLIQGNEACALAAIYSGCRFFGGYPITPSTEIAEGLARMLPKYGGRFIQMEDEIGSMAAVVGASIAGVKSMTATSGPGYSLMQENIGYAYMTETPCVIVNVQRGGPSTGLPTKVSQSDTMQARWGTHGDYTAIAVAPASVRECFEQTVKAFNFAERFRTPVTILTDEVIGHMRETIVLPEEGELEVIDRERPDVPTEWYHHFEITPSLISPMAGYGDGYRFHVTGLTHDQEGFPTAKPVEIQQKLDKLRNKIMRFADELVQLETEMTEDARICVIAYGIAARAARQAVHMAREKRIHAGLIRPITIWPFPDEQIREHLSHARKVLVAELNMGQLVNEIRRIAPRGCKVEQLNRYDGEVLNPVEIFKKILEVK; from the coding sequence CAATAAAAATTCCGTCCGCAAGTTAATCCAGGGTAATGAAGCCTGCGCACTCGCCGCGATTTATTCTGGATGCCGTTTCTTCGGCGGATACCCGATTACCCCTTCGACCGAAATCGCCGAAGGGTTGGCTCGGATGCTCCCCAAGTACGGTGGCCGTTTCATTCAAATGGAAGATGAAATCGGTTCCATGGCCGCTGTTGTGGGAGCTTCTATTGCCGGCGTCAAATCAATGACCGCGACCAGCGGACCCGGATATTCGTTGATGCAGGAAAATATCGGCTACGCCTATATGACCGAAACTCCCTGCGTCATCGTCAACGTCCAAAGAGGTGGACCTTCTACGGGTCTTCCCACCAAAGTTTCTCAGTCTGATACGATGCAGGCCCGTTGGGGAACTCACGGCGATTATACTGCGATAGCGGTTGCCCCGGCTTCCGTCAGGGAATGTTTTGAGCAAACCGTTAAGGCCTTCAATTTTGCCGAACGATTCCGTACTCCGGTTACTATTCTGACCGATGAAGTTATTGGGCATATGCGCGAAACAATCGTTTTACCGGAAGAAGGCGAACTGGAAGTCATCGATCGCGAAAGGCCGGACGTCCCCACGGAATGGTATCATCATTTTGAAATAACGCCCAGCCTGATTTCACCTATGGCCGGTTACGGTGATGGTTACAGATTCCATGTTACCGGATTGACTCACGACCAGGAAGGATTTCCAACCGCCAAGCCGGTAGAAATTCAGCAAAAACTGGATAAACTCCGCAATAAGATTATGCGCTTCGCCGACGAACTGGTTCAGCTCGAGACGGAAATGACCGAAGATGCCAGAATTTGCGTAATCGCCTATGGTATCGCCGCCCGGGCGGCTCGCCAGGCAGTGCATATGGCTCGGGAAAAGAGAATCCACGCCGGTTTGATTCGCCCCATTACTATTTGGCCATTCCCCGATGAACAGATACGGGAGCATTTATCGCACGCTCGCAAGGTTCTCGTCGCGGAATTGAATATGGGTCAGTTGGTCAACGAGATCAGGCGCATCGCTCCGCGCGGATGTAAAGTCGAACAGCTAAACCGCTACGACGGCGAAGTTCTCAACCCGGTTGAAATTTTCAAGAAAATACTGGAGGTAAAATAA
- the ndk gene encoding nucleoside-diphosphate kinase — MERTLLIIKPDATERNLIGHIISWLEKANFTIVEMKMVKLSKEEAGEFYFVHKERPFFNALTDYMSSVRIVPMVLEKDNAIADLRTLIGATDPAEADCGTLRDEIGIDKQRNSVHASDSTESAEIEIPFFFT, encoded by the coding sequence ATGGAACGAACATTATTGATTATCAAGCCGGACGCGACGGAAAGAAACTTGATCGGCCATATCATCAGCTGGCTGGAAAAGGCTAATTTTACCATTGTCGAAATGAAGATGGTAAAGCTTTCCAAAGAGGAAGCCGGGGAGTTTTATTTTGTCCACAAGGAACGCCCTTTTTTCAATGCCTTGACTGACTATATGTCGTCGGTGCGAATTGTTCCCATGGTTCTTGAAAAAGATAATGCTATCGCGGATTTGAGGACATTAATTGGCGCCACCGATCCCGCCGAAGCCGATTGTGGGACATTACGCGACGAGATCGGAATAGATAAACAACGGAACTCGGTTCATGCTTCCGATTCTACTGAATCGGCCGAAATCGAAATTCCGTTTTTCTTCACATAG
- a CDS encoding 2-oxoacid:acceptor oxidoreductase family protein, giving the protein MATTTQEKAHINKKKKSPSDDRYEIRISGSGGHGVILAAILLAQATASDQKLNVVQTQSYGPEARGGASRADVVISKGEIYYPKTMKLDLLLAFTQEACDKYYKDLKSDGILIVESNMVTKIPLKNSHGFPFIRNAREQVGHPMVANVMALGVIVELTRIVTRDSIRQVVKERAPKGTEEKNLKALEIGFKLAKKVKQP; this is encoded by the coding sequence ATGGCTACGACAACTCAAGAAAAGGCGCATATAAATAAAAAGAAAAAATCGCCTTCAGACGATCGGTATGAAATCCGAATCTCCGGATCCGGCGGACACGGCGTTATCCTGGCGGCCATCTTATTGGCCCAGGCTACTGCCTCAGACCAAAAATTGAACGTCGTTCAGACACAAAGCTATGGTCCGGAAGCGCGCGGAGGGGCCAGCCGCGCCGATGTCGTAATTTCCAAAGGCGAAATTTATTATCCCAAGACCATGAAGCTTGATTTGCTTCTGGCCTTTACTCAGGAAGCGTGCGACAAATACTATAAGGATTTAAAATCCGACGGTATTCTCATTGTCGAATCCAATATGGTAACCAAGATTCCGCTTAAGAACAGCCATGGGTTTCCCTTTATTCGCAATGCCCGAGAACAGGTCGGTCATCCGATGGTCGCCAATGTGATGGCCCTGGGAGTAATCGTTGAACTGACCAGGATCGTCACTCGCGACTCTATTAGACAGGTCGTCAAGGAGCGCGCTCCCAAGGGTACCGAAGAGAAAAACCTAAAAGCTCTGGAAATCGGATTCAAACTGGCCAAAAAGGTCAAGCAGCCATAG
- the icd gene encoding isocitrate dehydrogenase (NADP(+)) — protein MAPKFKHIKIPENGQRITVKNKKLRIPNKPIIPVIEGDGIGRDIMKATRIVLDTAVKKAYKGRKKIAWMDVYAGENANRIYKEWAPQETFDAIKYYYVALKGPLTTPIGGGFRSLNVTLRQVLNLYACVRPVRYFKGVPSPVKNPEKMDVVIFRENTEDVYAGIEWKKGTRDARKVINWINKNMKRSIRLDSGIGIKPISVRNTNNLVRKAIRYAIDRKLKSVTLMHKGNIMKYTEGAFRDWGYKLAKKEFPKKTITEDELWSKYNGKQPKGKIVIKDRIADSMFQQILTRTDEYDIIATPNLNGDYMSDAAAAQVGGLGMAPGANIGDYVGLFEATHGTAPKYADKDMVNPGSLILSGVMMLEYLGWDKAATMVVKAIQKTIQKKTVTYDLHRLMKGAKKLSTSKYAEAIIKNMR, from the coding sequence GTGGCACCAAAATTTAAGCATATTAAGATTCCCGAAAACGGACAACGAATAACTGTTAAGAATAAAAAACTCAGAATCCCCAACAAGCCGATTATCCCGGTTATTGAAGGGGATGGTATCGGCCGCGACATCATGAAAGCGACGCGCATCGTTCTTGATACCGCCGTCAAAAAGGCGTACAAAGGCAGAAAGAAAATCGCCTGGATGGATGTTTACGCCGGTGAAAACGCCAACCGAATTTACAAAGAGTGGGCTCCGCAGGAAACTTTTGACGCTATCAAGTATTATTATGTCGCTCTCAAGGGCCCTCTGACCACTCCGATTGGCGGCGGTTTTCGTTCGCTCAACGTGACGTTGCGTCAGGTTCTGAACCTTTATGCCTGCGTCCGTCCGGTGCGCTATTTCAAAGGCGTTCCCTCGCCGGTGAAAAATCCGGAAAAGATGGATGTCGTTATTTTCCGTGAAAATACCGAAGACGTTTATGCCGGAATCGAATGGAAGAAAGGCACCAGGGACGCCAGGAAGGTCATCAACTGGATCAACAAGAATATGAAGCGCAGCATCCGTCTCGATTCCGGTATTGGCATCAAGCCGATTTCGGTAAGAAACACCAATAACCTCGTCCGCAAAGCGATTCGGTACGCCATCGACCGCAAGCTGAAATCGGTGACGCTGATGCACAAAGGCAACATCATGAAATACACCGAGGGCGCTTTCCGCGACTGGGGTTATAAACTGGCTAAAAAGGAATTTCCGAAAAAGACCATCACCGAAGATGAACTCTGGAGCAAATACAATGGCAAACAGCCGAAAGGCAAAATTGTCATCAAGGATCGCATCGCCGATTCGATGTTCCAGCAGATTCTGACCCGCACCGACGAGTACGATATTATCGCGACGCCGAATCTGAACGGCGATTACATGTCCGACGCCGCCGCCGCGCAGGTAGGCGGGCTGGGCATGGCTCCCGGCGCCAATATTGGCGATTATGTCGGTCTCTTTGAGGCTACTCACGGCACTGCGCCGAAATACGCCGACAAAGACATGGTCAATCCGGGTTCGCTGATTCTTTCCGGTGTGATGATGCTTGAGTATCTCGGCTGGGATAAGGCGGCGACAATGGTGGTCAAGGCGATTCAAAAGACGATTCAGAAAAAGACGGTTACATATGATCTGCATCGTCTGATGAAAGGCGCCAAAAAACTTTCGACTTCCAAATACGCCGAAGCGATTATTAAGAATATGAGATAG